The Apium graveolens cultivar Ventura chromosome 11, ASM990537v1, whole genome shotgun sequence genome has a window encoding:
- the LOC141698327 gene encoding VAN3-binding protein, whose product MEGDHLMAWNKRSFSWINNADEEENEEVKVAETPQEPLDFLSRSWSLSATEISKALAQKNVQKQFIVDNNNPILVPETVIAPPHMKASITNVVNARKPRTIGRWFHIRETRNSTVKKKDKARIENAHLHSAISVAGVAAALAAVAATKNANESGTKMSMSVASATELLASYCIEMAESAGAAHDTVASVVKSSIDIASPSDLLTLTAAAATALRGEAALKERASKDGNKVAAISPYDKNMTEARVFDALQNESEGRHPPCIGDLLQYTCKGIFRWKHVSIYINNKYEVIIKLKSKHVGGAFSKKNKCVVYGICDEATAWPFRKERENVEAHFGVKTAKGLLEFKCKNKIHKQRWVEGIQDLLCRTISIYEAQQSLSFLNIK is encoded by the exons ATGGAGGGTGATCACTTAATGGCCTGGAACAAAAGATCTTTTAGCTGGATTAACAATGCagatgaagaagaaaatgaagaGGTGAAAGTTGCAGAAACACCACAAGAGCCCTTGGATTTCCTGTCAAGATCTTGGAGTCTTTCTGCTACCGAGATCTCGAAAGCTCTGGCTCAGAAAAATGTTCAGAAGCAATTTATTGTTGACAACAATAATCCAATATTAGTACCTGAAACAGTCATTGCACCACCACACATG AAGGCAAGCATCACGAATGTCGTTAATGCTCGGAAACCAAGGACTATTGGGAGATGGTTTCATATAAGAGAGACGAGGAACAGCACAGTGAAGAAGAAAGATAAAGCTAGGATAGAAAATGCTCACCTGCATTCAGCAATCTCAGTTGCTGGAGTAGCTGCTGCATTGGCTGCTGTTGCTGCAACAAAAAATGCAAATGAATCAGGCACGAAAATGAGCATGTCTGTGGCATCAGCTACAGAACTATTGGCATCATATTGTATCGAGATGGCAGAATCAGCCGGTGCTGCTCATGATACTGTGGCCTCTGTTGTTAAATCATCGATTGACATCGCAAGTCCAAGCGATTTACTTACTCTTACAGCTGCTGCAGCAACCG CTCTGAGAGGGGAAGCAGCTCTAAAAGAAAGAGCTTCCAAGGATGGAAATAAGGTTGCAGCCATTAGCCCTTACGACAAGAACATGACAGAAGCTCGTGTTTTCGATGCTTTACAGAATGAATCTGAAGGAAGGCATCCTCCCTGCATAGGGGATCTGCTGCAATACACTTGCAAAG GTATCTTTCGATGGAAGCACGTGTCGATCTACATCAACAACAAATATGAG GTGATAATCAAGCTCAAAAGCAAGCACGTTGGAGGAGCTTTCTCCAAAAAGAATAAAT GTGTTGTCTACGGAATTTGTGATGAAGCTACAGCATGGCCGTTTAGAAAAGAAAGGGAAAATGTAGAAGCGCATTTTGGAGTTAAAACTGCAAAAGGCCTACTAGAATTCAAGTGCAAGAACAAGATCCATAAACAAAGATGGGTAGAGGGGATCCAAGATCTTCTGTGCAGAACTATCAGCATATATGAAGCACAACAGTCTCTAAGCTTCTTAAATATCAAGTAG
- the LOC141698326 gene encoding phosphatidylserine decarboxylase proenzyme 1, mitochondrial yields MKFRAFNRLPLYPTNSNFNYIYQLQKRRRFSSIFQKLHTSQAKASFNGSSSNGSSQGNYFLVSGATAATIVMLGALHVRRMYDDKKLEEAREKGIEIEFRPDFKASFLELLPLRTISRVWGSMTNVEVPVWLRPYVYRAWARAFHSNLEEAAMPLDQYVTLRQFFVRTLKEGSRPIDQDPCCLASPVDGTVLHFGELKHPGAMIEQVKGFSYSVASLLGARSFFSPMIDVEDSQEESSGQEQSLGDKSEKSWWKVSLASPKLREPSPASPMKGLYYCVIYLKPGDYHRVHSPVDWNINVRRHFSGRLFPVNERATRTIRNLYLENERVVLEGQWQEGFMALAAIGATNIGSIELFIEPELRTNQPKKKLLHPERPEERVYEPDGVGVTIKKGDEVAAFNMGSTVVLVFQAPVSSQEDKGLSSEFRFCVERGERIRVGEALGRWRYSEQPATISSPVHH; encoded by the exons AtgaaatttagggcttttaaTCGTCTTCCATTATATCCCACCAATTCTAACTTCAATTACATATATCAACTACAAAAACGTCGTCGTTTCTCATCAATTTTTCAAAAGCTTCACACTTCTCAAGCTAAAGCTTCCTTTAATGGCAGTAGCAGTAATGGCAGTTCTCAAG GTAATTATTTTCTGGTGTCTGGTGCGACCGCCGCAACTATAGTTATGCTTGGTGCACTTCATGTCCGTCGTATGTATGATGACAAGAAG CTTGAGGAGGCAAGAGAGAAGGGAATTGAAATTGAGTTTCgtcctgatttcaaa GCATCGTTTCTAGAATTGCTGCCTCTGCGAACCATTTCTAGAGTTTGGGGTTCCATGACAAATGTG GAAGTTCCGGTCTGGCTACGTCCATATGTTTATAGGGCGTGGGCTCGAGCATTTCATTCAA ATTTGGAAGAAGCTGCTATGCCTTTGGACCAGTATGTTACGTTGAGGCAGTTTTTTGTTAGGACCCTTAAAGAAGGATCAAGGCCTATTGATCAAGACCCTTGTTGTCTG GCGAGTCCTGTGGATGGTACTGTACTACATTTTGGAGAGTTGAAACATCCCGGAGCTATGATCGAGCAAGTTAAAGGTTTCTCATATTCTGTTGCTTCTCTTCTCGGGGCAAGGTCATTCTTTTCACCTATGATAGATGTGGAAGATAGTCAAGAAGAGAGTAGTGGGCAAGAACAAAGTCTTGGAGATAAAAGTGAGAAATCATGGTGGAAAGTTTCACTAGCTTCACCAAAACTTCGGGAACCTTCGCCAGCAAG TCCAATGAAAGGCCTCTATTACTGTGTTATTTACTTGAAGCCTGGGGACTATCATCGAGTCCATTCCCCAGTTGATTGGAACATTAATGTCCGTCGACATTTTTCAG GTCGTCTTTTCCCTGTGAATGAACGTGCTACAAGAACAATTAGAAACCTCTACCTTGAAAATGAAAGG GTTGTGCTGGAAGGTCAGTGGCAAGAAGGTTTTATGGCCTTGGCAGCTATAGGTGCGACCAATATCGGCTCAATAGAG CTTTTTATTGAGCCAGAACTGCGTACTAATCAGCCAAAGAAAAAGCTACTCCATCCCGAGCGACCTGAAGAGCGAGTTTATGAACCAGATGGTGTTGGAGTGACAATTAAGAAAGGAGATGAG GTTGCTGCTTTCAACATGGGTTCTACTGTTGTTCTTGTCTTCCAAGCCCCTGTATCAAGTCAAGAAGACAAAGGATTatcatcagagtttaggtttTGTGTTGAGCGTGGAGAGAGAATTCGTGTAGGAGAAGCACTTGGGAGGTGGCGTTATTCTGAGCAACCTGCAACTATTTCATCTCCGGTCCATCATTAA